A single region of the Leisingera thetidis genome encodes:
- a CDS encoding DMT family transporter — translation MGVFWMVMTGLCFVAVTALVKYLGARIPPAESAFLRYLLGLVFLIPMIGALRRARLTPRLWALFAGRGAVHTAGVILWFFAMTQIPLAEVTAMNYLSPVYVTLGAALFLGEKLALRRITAIAVALVGAAIILRPGFREVTPGHVAMLFTAVFFGASYLIAKFTVGSNSPAVVVAMLSVFVTIGLAPFALAVWVTPTLAETGILLLVALFATGGHYTMTLAFAAAPVSVTQPVTFLQLLWATLLGALVFGEPADIWVVSGGGLILSAVSFISWREARIKKKALTPSGNATGV, via the coding sequence ATGGGGGTATTCTGGATGGTGATGACCGGCCTCTGCTTTGTCGCGGTGACGGCGCTGGTCAAATATCTCGGCGCCCGCATCCCGCCGGCCGAAAGCGCCTTTCTGCGCTACCTGCTGGGGCTGGTGTTTCTGATCCCGATGATCGGCGCCCTGCGCAGGGCGCGGCTGACACCGCGGCTCTGGGCGCTGTTTGCAGGCCGCGGCGCGGTGCATACGGCGGGGGTGATCCTGTGGTTCTTTGCGATGACCCAGATCCCGCTGGCCGAGGTCACGGCAATGAATTACCTGTCGCCGGTGTATGTCACCCTGGGCGCGGCGCTGTTTCTGGGCGAGAAACTGGCGCTCCGCCGGATCACCGCCATCGCCGTGGCGCTGGTCGGTGCCGCGATCATCCTGAGGCCGGGCTTCCGCGAGGTCACGCCGGGCCATGTCGCGATGCTGTTCACTGCCGTTTTCTTCGGCGCCTCCTACCTGATTGCCAAGTTCACCGTGGGCAGCAACAGCCCGGCAGTTGTGGTGGCGATGCTCTCGGTTTTTGTCACCATCGGGCTGGCCCCGTTTGCGCTGGCGGTCTGGGTGACGCCGACACTGGCGGAAACCGGCATATTGCTGCTGGTCGCGCTGTTTGCCACCGGAGGCCACTACACCATGACCCTGGCATTTGCCGCGGCACCGGTGTCGGTGACCCAGCCCGTCACCTTCCTGCAGCTGCTCTGGGCCACCTTGCTGGGCGCATTGGTGTTCGGGGAACCGGCCGATATCTGGGTGGTGTCCGGCGGCGGGCTGATCCTGTCTGCGGTCAGCTTCATTTCCTGGCGTGAAGCCAGGATCAAAAAGAAGGCTCTTACACCTTCCGGTAACGCAACCGGCGTTTGA
- a CDS encoding pirin family protein: MSWNPALEPQCPDAGDLDSIETVIIPRARDIGGFEVRRALPAPRRQMVGPFIFFDQAGPAEFLTGQGIDVRPHPHIGLGTVTYLYEGEFEHRDSLGTHQMIYPGEVNWMVAGEGVTHSERTSAATRQGASSLFGIQTWIALPDSHEDVPAAFEHHGKAALPLLEGEGKAVRLILGSAWGEKAPATLYSETFYADVVLQAGSRLPLPSDYEDRGVYVTQGSVEIAGETFEAGRMMVFRPGDEITVTAGPAGARLMALGGETLNGPRYIWWNFVASSRDRIEAAKASWAAGDWQHGRFQLPPGDDQEHIPLP, from the coding sequence ATGAGCTGGAACCCGGCACTGGAACCGCAATGCCCCGACGCGGGCGATCTCGACTCCATCGAAACGGTGATCATCCCGCGGGCCCGCGACATCGGCGGCTTCGAGGTGCGCCGCGCGCTGCCCGCGCCGCGCCGCCAGATGGTGGGGCCGTTCATCTTCTTCGATCAGGCCGGACCGGCCGAGTTCCTGACCGGGCAGGGCATCGACGTGCGCCCGCACCCGCATATCGGCCTTGGCACCGTCACCTATCTGTACGAGGGCGAGTTCGAGCACCGCGATTCCCTAGGTACCCATCAGATGATCTACCCGGGCGAGGTGAACTGGATGGTGGCGGGGGAAGGCGTCACCCATTCCGAGCGCACCTCTGCCGCCACCCGCCAGGGCGCCAGCAGCCTGTTCGGCATCCAGACCTGGATCGCGCTGCCCGACAGCCACGAGGACGTGCCAGCCGCCTTTGAGCATCACGGCAAGGCAGCACTGCCGCTGCTGGAGGGAGAGGGCAAGGCGGTGCGCCTGATCCTCGGCTCCGCCTGGGGTGAGAAAGCGCCTGCAACGCTTTATTCTGAAACCTTTTATGCCGATGTTGTGCTGCAGGCCGGGTCCAGGCTGCCCTTGCCCTCCGATTACGAGGACCGGGGTGTCTATGTGACCCAAGGCTCGGTGGAGATCGCAGGCGAAACCTTCGAGGCCGGCCGGATGATGGTGTTCCGCCCGGGCGACGAGATCACCGTGACCGCAGGCCCCGCGGGCGCCCGGCTGATGGCGCTGGGCGGCGAGACCCTGAACGGGCCGCGCTACATCTGGTGGAATTTCGTCGCCTCCTCCCGCGACCGGATCGAGGCGGCCAAGGCGTCCTGGGCCGCAGGCGACTGGCAGCACGGACGCTTCCAGCTGCCGCCCGGCGATGATCAGGAGCACATTCCGCTGCCGTGA
- a CDS encoding LysE/ArgO family amino acid transporter produces the protein MPPSLLAGFALGLSLIMAIGAQNAFVLRQGLRRQHVFWICLTCAGSDAVLITAGVFGFGSLALALPWFEQAMRWGGAAFLIWYGARALRAAWQGGETLEAAQEGAGAALLPVLATVLALTWLNPHVYLDTVVLLGSISAQYPQPLVFAAGAAIASFTFFFSLGYGASLLAPVFARPRAWQVLDAIVGLTMWAIAAKLLLM, from the coding sequence ATGCCCCCCAGCCTGCTTGCCGGATTTGCCCTTGGCCTCAGCCTGATCATGGCGATCGGCGCCCAGAACGCCTTTGTCCTGCGCCAGGGGCTGCGGCGCCAGCACGTGTTCTGGATCTGCCTCACCTGCGCAGGCTCCGACGCTGTGCTGATCACCGCGGGCGTGTTCGGCTTCGGCTCGCTGGCGCTGGCGCTGCCGTGGTTCGAACAGGCGATGCGCTGGGGCGGTGCCGCCTTCCTGATCTGGTACGGCGCCCGTGCCCTGCGCGCCGCCTGGCAGGGCGGGGAAACTCTGGAAGCCGCGCAGGAGGGGGCAGGCGCCGCGCTGCTGCCGGTGCTGGCCACCGTGCTGGCGCTGACCTGGCTGAACCCGCATGTCTACCTCGACACCGTGGTGCTGCTCGGCTCGATCTCCGCCCAGTATCCGCAGCCGCTGGTCTTTGCCGCCGGCGCCGCCATCGCCAGCTTCACCTTCTTCTTTTCGCTCGGCTACGGCGCCAGCCTTTTGGCCCCGGTCTTTGCCCGCCCGCGCGCCTGGCAGGTGCTGGATGCCATTGTCGGCCTCACCATGTGGGCCATTGCCGCCAAGCTCCTGTTGATGTGA